In one Chloroflexota bacterium genomic region, the following are encoded:
- the ilvD gene encoding dihydroxy-acid dehydratase, with protein MLRHKSHVVVDGPDRAPARSMLRAVGLQDDDFNKPFVAIANLASDVTPCNVHLDRIAQKVKQGLWDANSVPFMFGTITISDGISMGTEGMKASLVSREVIADSIETVTFGEGMDGLIVVAACDKNMPGAMMAMARMDVPAIFVYGGAILPGNYMGQDINIQDMYEACGAFSTGELSLDELIAMERVACPGEGACSGMFTANTMSSAIEAMGMSIPGASSIPAVDPRNENVAHTAGEYMYSMLERGITPQSIMTREAFENAITVVMAMGGSTNAVLHLLAIAHEAQVELSIDDFDEISRRTPYITDLRPGGRFVMSDMDKSGGVPVVMRQLLDAGLLHGDALTITGKTIAENLDELDLPEPDSRVIHPVSAPRSPTGGLAILKGNLAPEGAVIKVSGTKHTAHEGPARVFDGERPAFDAIVNGEITHGDVVVVRYEGPKGGPGMQEMLAVTGAIMGAGLGDSTMLLTDGRFSGASRGPCIGHVAPEAAVGGPIGLLRDGDIVSFDAEARQLNVNLSDEELSQRRAEWTAPPPNYDRGVLAKYAKLVSSASLGAVTT; from the coding sequence ATGCTGCGGCACAAGAGCCATGTCGTGGTGGACGGGCCGGATAGAGCGCCCGCTCGCTCGATGCTCCGCGCCGTAGGCTTGCAGGATGACGACTTCAACAAGCCGTTCGTCGCCATCGCGAATCTGGCAAGCGATGTGACGCCCTGCAATGTGCATCTCGACCGCATCGCGCAGAAGGTCAAGCAAGGCTTGTGGGACGCAAACAGCGTTCCCTTCATGTTTGGCACCATCACCATCAGCGACGGCATATCCATGGGCACCGAGGGCATGAAAGCGTCCTTAGTCAGCCGCGAGGTCATCGCCGATTCCATCGAGACCGTTACATTCGGGGAGGGAATGGACGGCCTCATCGTGGTGGCGGCCTGCGACAAGAATATGCCCGGCGCGATGATGGCTATGGCGCGGATGGATGTGCCCGCCATATTCGTGTACGGAGGCGCGATACTGCCCGGTAACTACATGGGACAGGACATCAACATTCAAGATATGTACGAAGCGTGCGGCGCGTTCTCCACAGGCGAGCTTTCGCTGGACGAACTCATCGCTATGGAGCGAGTGGCGTGCCCCGGCGAGGGCGCATGCTCCGGCATGTTCACCGCAAACACGATGTCGTCCGCGATAGAGGCGATGGGCATGTCCATACCCGGCGCGTCTTCCATACCTGCAGTCGATCCGCGCAATGAAAATGTGGCGCACACGGCAGGCGAGTATATGTACAGCATGCTAGAGCGCGGCATAACGCCGCAGAGCATAATGACGCGCGAGGCGTTCGAGAACGCCATCACGGTGGTCATGGCTATGGGAGGCTCGACCAACGCCGTGCTGCACCTGCTCGCCATCGCGCACGAAGCACAGGTCGAGTTGAGCATAGACGACTTCGACGAGATAAGCCGCCGCACGCCGTACATCACCGACCTACGACCCGGCGGCCGCTTCGTCATGTCCGACATGGACAAGTCCGGCGGCGTGCCGGTCGTGATGAGGCAGCTGCTCGACGCCGGCTTGCTGCACGGCGACGCGCTCACCATCACAGGCAAGACCATCGCAGAGAACCTAGACGAACTTGACTTGCCGGAGCCGGATAGCCGCGTGATTCATCCCGTATCCGCGCCTCGCAGCCCGACCGGCGGACTCGCCATCCTGAAGGGCAACCTCGCTCCGGAGGGCGCGGTCATCAAGGTGTCCGGCACGAAGCACACGGCGCACGAAGGGCCGGCGCGCGTGTTCGACGGCGAGCGTCCCGCGTTCGACGCGATTGTGAACGGCGAAATCACCCACGGCGATGTGGTTGTCGTGCGCTACGAAGGTCCGAAGGGCGGACCGGGCATGCAGGAAATGCTCGCCGTAACGGGCGCAATAATGGGTGCCGGATTGGGCGATTCCACGATGCTGCTGACGGATGGGCGCTTCTCCGGCGCGTCTCGCGGACCGTGCATAGGGCATGTCGCGCCGGAAGCGGCTGTGGGCGGTCCCATCGGATTGCTGCGAGACGGCGACATCGTGTCGTTCGACGCAGAGGCGCGCCAACTCAACGTGAATCTCAGCGACGAGGAACTTTCGCAGCGCCGCGCAGAGTGGACAGCGCCGCCACCCAACTACGATCGCGGCGTGCTCGCCAAGTACGCCAAGTTGGTATCTTCGGCTTCGCTGGGCGCGGTAACGACTTAG